The genomic interval TTATCGAGCGAGACGATGAGAATTGTCAGCGGCGCCTGATTGTCCGGGGTGGTCAGCAGCTTGCCATCGAGCAGCGGATGCGTGGTGACCTTCTCCTGTAGGGCGTCGAATGCCTCCCCCCGCGGCATGTTTGCCGGGAACATCGGCGGCGGATAGCCCTCTGCGTCAGGCGCCTGGCGCATGGAGAAGATCGACAGAACACCGTTGACCGCCTCGACGAACTGCAGCTCGAGGTGCAGCATCCGCAGGTCTTCCAGCCGGTCCGGCGTGATCAGGTCCTGCCCCTCCACGATGACGAAAACGTCGAATTCGCTCGTGGGGAAGCGCTCGCTCATCTGCTGGTAGAGCCGGTAGTCCTTGTTGTCGCCGCGGAAGAAGTCGCTGAGGACACCGGTGGCTTCGATACGCCAGACGCCGAGCGCGCAGAAGGCAGTCACCAGGACGAGGGCAAGAGCGGTCACTCGCGGACGCGCCAGCGTCACGAGCCCGAAGCGTTCCAGGCCGAAGCCGTGCTGTCCCATGCGTGCTCCCGTCGCGCCCGCGCGCCGTCTTCTCAAGGGGCGTGCCCTTCGCACAGGATGGTCACAGAAAGGTGAAGTCCACGTTTCCCGATCTAAAGAGCGTCGGAGGCGGCCGTGCAACCAAAAATATGCATTATTCGCCGGGTTTCGGTGTGACTGTGACCGGCGCAGCGCCTTCCATGGCCGGGGCGCCGGCTTCGGCCTCGACCGTCCGGCGATGGCCCGGCCGGCCTCCGGTGATTGCACGGTGGAGGAAGAGGACGGGTAAAAGCCCGATGAGCACGATCATCAGCGCCGCGGGCGCGGCCTCCGAGAACATTGCCAGCGAGGCGTAGGTGTAGACGTGCGTCGACAGCGTGTCGAAGTTGAACGGACGCAGGAGCAGCGTGGCGGGCAGCTCCTTCATGCTGTCGACAAAGACGAGCAGTGCGGCAGCGCCGATCGCCGGGCGCAGCATCCCCAGATGCACGCTCATCAGCATCCGGGCGGGTTTCGCGCCGAGCGCGCGGGCCGCGGCGTCGATATTCGGCGAAATGGTGTGGAAGCCTGACTCCACCGCCCCGAGGGCCACTGCCAGGAAGCGTACGGTGTGCGCCAAGACCAGCGCCGCCAGACTTCCGGTCAGGATCAACCCCGTCGAGATGCCGAAGCTATCCCGCATGAAGGCGTCAACACTGTTATCGAACGCAGCCAGCGGGATCAGCAGACCGATGGCGATCACCGTGCCCGGCATCGCATAGCCAACTCCGGCCAGCCGCGCGGCGACCGTCAGGCTCCGGTTTGGCGCCAGGCGCATTCCGAACATGATGAGCACCACCAGCGTCACGCTCAGGGCCGCGGCACCGACGGCCAGCATCAGGCTGTGTTGCGCTGCGTCCCAGAACGCGGGTGTCATCGTCTGGTCGAGATGGATGAGGGTATCTTGCACCAGCGCCACCATCGGCAGGCCGAAACCGAACAGCACGGGCAGGGCGCAGGCCACCGTTGCCGCCAAGCCTTTCCAGCCGCTCAAGCGCGCCTCGGGCAGGGCGCGATATTTGCCAGTGGTGTGATGGAAATAGCGCTGCCGCCGCGCCGCGCGCTCCGCCCAGAGCAGGAACATCACGATCAGGATCATAACCAGCGAGATCTGCGCCGCGGCGCCCAGGTTGGAGCGCTCCAGCCATGTCGCGTAGATCGTGGCCGTCAGCGTCTGTACGCCGAGATACTGCACGGCGCCGATGTCGTTGAGGCACTCCATAAGCGCGAGCGCCACGCCGATCACGACCGCCGGCCGCGCCATCGGCAGGCCGACCTGCCAGAAGGTGCCGACGCCGGAGCGGCCGAGCGTGCGCGCCACCTCGAGCACGCAGACCGACTGCTGCAGGAAGGTCGCCCGCGCGGTCAGGTAGACATAGGGGTAAAGGACCATCGCGATCACGAAGATCGCGCCTTCCATTGAGCGCATCTCGGGGAACCAGTAGTCCCGCACGCTCTGGACGTCGAGCAGCCAGCGCACCGCGCCCTGCAGCGGGCCGGCATAGTCCATTAACTCGACATAGGTGTAGGCCGCCACGTAAGTCGGGATCGCCAGCGGCAGGACCAGCAGCCAGTCGAGGAGGTTCCGTCCGGGAAAGCGGTACATCGTGACGAGCCACGCTGTCAGCGTGCCCATCGTGGCGGTGAGGAGGCCGACGCCCAGCATCAGCAGGCCCGTCTGGCGCAGCGCCGAGGGCAGGACATTCGTGAAGAGGTGGTGCCAGACGTCGCCGGTGGGTGTCAGAGCGATGACCAGGATCGACAGGATCGGCAAAACGACGATGAGGGCAGCGACGAGAGCCGCGCCCTGCCATGCGCCGACGCCGGAGAACAAGCGCCCGTCCCGAATGTTCGATACCCGCGTTGGGTAGCTATTCACCGCCATCAAATCGTCCCAGTGCCCGCTTTTTCGAGTGCGGGTCGAAACCGCGCGAAGGGCGCCGCGTTGCGCCCCTCGCCGTGTCGTCATTAACGCCGGATCGGCCGGCGTCACGCCGTTCAGGAGCTCGGCCCCTCGTTGAAGCCGACCTC from Dichotomicrobium thermohalophilum carries:
- a CDS encoding ABC transporter permease; its protein translation is MAVNSYPTRVSNIRDGRLFSGVGAWQGAALVAALIVVLPILSILVIALTPTGDVWHHLFTNVLPSALRQTGLLMLGVGLLTATMGTLTAWLVTMYRFPGRNLLDWLLVLPLAIPTYVAAYTYVELMDYAGPLQGAVRWLLDVQSVRDYWFPEMRSMEGAIFVIAMVLYPYVYLTARATFLQQSVCVLEVARTLGRSGVGTFWQVGLPMARPAVVIGVALALMECLNDIGAVQYLGVQTLTATIYATWLERSNLGAAAQISLVMILIVMFLLWAERAARRQRYFHHTTGKYRALPEARLSGWKGLAATVACALPVLFGFGLPMVALVQDTLIHLDQTMTPAFWDAAQHSLMLAVGAAALSVTLVVLIMFGMRLAPNRSLTVAARLAGVGYAMPGTVIAIGLLIPLAAFDNSVDAFMRDSFGISTGLILTGSLAALVLAHTVRFLAVALGAVESGFHTISPNIDAAARALGAKPARMLMSVHLGMLRPAIGAAALLVFVDSMKELPATLLLRPFNFDTLSTHVYTYASLAMFSEAAPAALMIVLIGLLPVLFLHRAITGGRPGHRRTVEAEAGAPAMEGAAPVTVTPKPGE